A single Acidobacteriota bacterium DNA region contains:
- a CDS encoding phytanoyl-CoA dioxygenase family protein translates to MTPKLHPLNRDFRWEPRGGPYRRISAAQAHQWSEQGFFVLEDAVEPSTLERLIAEIDPWEAKAEAALRELPQGRRFIARADEITFTVHLVLRSAFLRDFCAGPLFRDLAWDLVGPDVRLYWDQAVYKKPSVPAPFPWHQDNGYGFLEPQAYLTCWIALTDATTSNGCPRVLPGLHRHGTLEHWTTDLGYCCADEDAEGLAAPARAGSIVVFSSLTPHATGPNLTSEVRKAYIVQLAPDGAHRMEPDGSGGYRPVLQNDPDRQFPILRTGRRP, encoded by the coding sequence ATGACGCCGAAGCTCCATCCGCTCAACCGGGACTTTCGCTGGGAGCCCAGAGGCGGCCCCTACCGGCGCATCTCTGCCGCGCAGGCCCACCAGTGGAGCGAGCAGGGCTTCTTCGTGCTGGAGGACGCGGTCGAGCCCTCCACGCTCGAGCGCCTGATCGCCGAGATCGACCCATGGGAGGCCAAAGCCGAAGCGGCGCTGCGCGAGCTGCCGCAGGGCCGTCGCTTCATCGCCCGCGCTGACGAGATCACCTTCACCGTCCACCTGGTGCTGCGCTCGGCTTTCCTGCGGGACTTCTGTGCCGGGCCTCTCTTTCGGGATCTCGCCTGGGATCTCGTGGGCCCCGACGTCCGCCTCTACTGGGACCAGGCGGTCTACAAGAAGCCGAGCGTTCCGGCCCCCTTTCCGTGGCACCAGGACAACGGCTACGGCTTCCTCGAGCCGCAGGCCTATCTCACCTGCTGGATCGCCCTGACCGACGCCACAACCAGCAACGGCTGCCCGCGGGTACTCCCGGGACTGCATCGCCACGGCACCCTGGAGCACTGGACCACCGACCTCGGCTACTGCTGCGCGGACGAAGACGCCGAAGGGCTCGCCGCGCCGGCGAGAGCCGGCAGCATTGTCGTCTTCTCCTCACTCACTCCGCATGCCACCGGGCCGAACCTCACCTCGGAGGTCCGCAAGGCCTACATCGTTCAGCTCGCTCCCGACGGGGCTCACCGCATGGAACCCGACGGGAGCGGCGGCTACCGGCCCGTTCTCCAGAACGATCCGGATCGGCAGTTCCCAATCCTCAGAACCGGACGCCGACCTTGA
- a CDS encoding DUF4143 domain-containing protein translates to MYARELKIELPRGQSVFLWGARKTGKSTLLQRQFPESICFDLLDTRLMLEFTRAPWTLGERIAAAEGARRELPILIDEVQKAPALLDEVHRLIEAERLSFVLCGSSARKLKRGSANLLGGRAWRFALHPLTWCEIPGFDLLAALNRGLVPEHYDSAHHRRALAGYVDDYLKEEVFDEGLTRNAPAFSRFFEALAFCNGEMLNYSNVARDCGVSSKTVKEYFQILVDTLLGVLVEPFSRRPSRSVIVAAPKFYLFDVGVANHIAGRRIERASGPDFGRALEHFVLMELLAYRSYRERDFPIRFWRTRSGRECDFVLGRDGSTAIEVKGGSRVRRADLKGLRAFVEEHRPRTAIVVCNEDAVRRTDDGIWILPWERFLERLWEDEVVGGDDFAAGAAAMRRRLRSSVDSTDTVREDRDRDGGA, encoded by the coding sequence ATGTACGCCCGCGAACTCAAGATCGAATTGCCGCGCGGCCAGTCGGTTTTCCTCTGGGGAGCCAGGAAGACCGGAAAGTCCACGCTGCTCCAGCGGCAGTTCCCGGAGTCGATTTGCTTCGACCTGCTCGACACGCGCCTGATGCTCGAGTTCACCCGCGCGCCCTGGACCCTCGGTGAACGCATAGCGGCGGCAGAGGGCGCGAGACGCGAACTGCCGATCCTGATCGACGAGGTCCAGAAGGCGCCCGCTCTCCTCGACGAAGTGCACCGCCTCATCGAGGCGGAGCGCCTCAGCTTCGTGCTCTGCGGCTCCAGCGCCCGCAAGCTGAAGCGCGGGAGCGCGAACCTGCTCGGCGGTCGCGCCTGGCGCTTCGCGCTTCACCCGTTGACCTGGTGCGAGATCCCCGGCTTCGACCTGCTGGCGGCCCTGAACCGCGGGCTCGTTCCCGAGCACTACGACTCGGCGCACCATCGCCGGGCGCTGGCCGGGTACGTGGACGACTACCTCAAGGAGGAAGTCTTCGACGAAGGACTGACCCGCAACGCCCCCGCGTTTTCGCGGTTCTTCGAGGCACTCGCGTTCTGCAACGGCGAGATGCTGAACTACAGCAACGTCGCCAGGGACTGCGGCGTCAGTTCCAAGACCGTCAAGGAGTACTTCCAGATCCTGGTCGACACGCTGCTCGGCGTGCTGGTCGAGCCCTTCAGCCGCCGCCCTTCGCGTTCGGTGATCGTCGCCGCGCCGAAGTTCTACCTGTTCGATGTGGGCGTGGCGAACCACATCGCCGGCCGGCGAATCGAGAGGGCCTCGGGACCCGACTTCGGGCGCGCCCTGGAGCACTTCGTCCTGATGGAGCTGCTGGCCTACCGCTCCTACCGCGAGCGCGACTTCCCCATCCGGTTCTGGCGCACGAGGTCCGGCCGCGAGTGCGACTTCGTCCTGGGCCGCGATGGAAGCACGGCGATCGAAGTCAAGGGCGGCAGCCGAGTGCGGCGAGCGGACCTCAAGGGCCTGCGGGCGTTCGTCGAGGAGCACCGTCCGCGGACCGCCATCGTCGTCTGCAACGAGGACGCGGTCAGACGAACGGACGACGGGATCTGGATTCTGCCGTGGGAGCGTTTCCTGGAGCGCCTTTGGGAGGACGAAGTGGTAGGCGGAGATGACTTCGCCGCCGGCGCCGCGGCGATGCGCCGACGGCTTCGCTCAAGCGTGGACAGCACCGACACCGTTCGCGAAGATCGCGACCGAGACGGCGGCGCGTGA
- a CDS encoding PQQ-binding-like beta-propeller repeat protein has product MKRPALSVLSAVAFSSLAWAETAEWSRFRGPNGGGAIEAGALPVEVGLDRNLLWRTELPSGDSSPILSAERIFLTASEGEALYTIALDRETGSELWRREAPRPRTETLDNRNGPASPSAVTDGERVWVFFGDFGLLCYTVDGEEIWRHPLGPFDNIYGMGASPILAAGNVVLAVDQQRDSYVLAVDAGSGELVWRTERPAARSGHSTPVLHHPEGGELQIVLPGSFFLTGYSAETGERLWWVSGLSFEMKSTPAVEDGVLFINGYAMPLNEEGRHVRLDPFSDVVAEHDGNGDGKISEEEAPEGLVRNLLSYFDLASDGHLDEGDWTYFQSALDSRNGILAIELPEAGLRGDLTATHTRWTYHRKIPQLPSPIVDDGVLLMVDDSGITTTLRSATGELIEEGRLEGAVDSYYASPIVADGKFYLVSRSGKLVVLPSDGSLEPLAVSDLDDLATATPAIDGTTMYLRTRSALWAFQRSADDSPADR; this is encoded by the coding sequence TTGAAGCGACCAGCGCTCTCGGTCCTTAGCGCCGTTGCCTTCTCGTCGCTCGCCTGGGCCGAGACCGCCGAGTGGTCGCGGTTCCGGGGACCGAACGGCGGCGGCGCCATCGAGGCGGGCGCCCTGCCGGTCGAAGTGGGCCTCGACCGCAACCTCCTCTGGCGGACCGAGCTCCCGTCCGGCGACTCGTCGCCGATCCTGAGCGCCGAGCGGATCTTCCTGACCGCCTCGGAAGGCGAAGCGCTCTACACGATCGCCCTCGATCGCGAGACCGGATCGGAGCTCTGGCGGCGCGAGGCCCCGAGGCCGCGGACCGAGACGCTCGACAACCGCAACGGGCCGGCGTCGCCGTCTGCGGTCACGGACGGCGAGCGCGTCTGGGTCTTCTTCGGCGACTTCGGCCTTCTCTGCTACACCGTCGACGGCGAGGAAATCTGGCGCCACCCCCTCGGCCCCTTCGACAACATCTACGGCATGGGCGCCTCGCCGATCCTCGCCGCGGGCAACGTGGTTCTCGCGGTTGACCAGCAGCGGGACTCCTACGTCCTCGCCGTGGACGCCGGGTCGGGAGAACTTGTCTGGCGCACCGAACGGCCGGCCGCGAGAAGCGGCCACTCGACGCCGGTCCTACACCATCCCGAAGGCGGCGAGCTCCAGATCGTCCTGCCGGGCTCGTTCTTCCTCACCGGCTACTCGGCCGAAACCGGCGAGCGTCTCTGGTGGGTGAGCGGTCTCTCGTTCGAGATGAAGTCGACGCCGGCCGTCGAGGATGGCGTCCTCTTCATTAACGGCTACGCGATGCCGCTCAACGAGGAGGGGCGTCACGTCCGCCTCGATCCCTTCAGCGACGTCGTCGCCGAGCATGACGGCAACGGGGACGGGAAGATCTCGGAGGAGGAGGCGCCGGAGGGTCTGGTCCGCAACCTCCTGTCCTACTTCGATCTGGCGAGCGACGGCCACCTCGACGAAGGGGACTGGACGTACTTCCAGTCGGCGCTCGACAGCCGCAACGGCATTCTCGCCATCGAGCTGCCGGAAGCGGGCCTGCGAGGAGACCTGACGGCCACCCACACACGATGGACCTACCACCGCAAGATCCCGCAGCTCCCGTCGCCGATCGTCGACGACGGCGTTCTCCTCATGGTCGACGACAGCGGCATCACGACGACGCTCCGCTCCGCGACGGGAGAACTCATCGAGGAGGGCCGCCTCGAAGGAGCGGTCGACAGCTACTACGCCTCGCCAATCGTGGCGGACGGCAAGTTCTACCTGGTCTCGAGGTCAGGCAAGCTCGTTGTGCTCCCGAGCGACGGCTCTCTCGAGCCGCTAGCCGTCTCGGATCTTGACGACCTGGCCACGGCGACGCCGGCGATCGACGGAACGACGATGTACCTCCGGACACGAAGCGCGCTGTGGGCGTTTCAGCGTTCGGCGGACGACTCGCCGGCCGACCGCTAG
- a CDS encoding fumarylacetoacetate hydrolase family protein — MRELRWCPLAGLLVVLSGASAFGQATKSAEPFKVGTFDIDGVPRVGLVLRDSLVVDIAEANRGLEADPAYPTLPMPADMLELVGRYEYGLKYRLYEIVNHLVGNDLLGNEVPEYVHAVDELRIRPPIMYPGKILNAAVNFYSHVNESGTEEERAAARRQRRENRGFPYLFLKPSRGAVVGSGDEIVIPYGRDRTDWEVELGAVIGRTARYVSAAEAQDHVFGYMVSIDVSDRGGRPPGGNPIGSDWFVGKGHDTFAPQGPWIVPREFYGDPMENLRQTLSVDGTLLQEARAGDMIHSLWELIEYGSSIITLYPGDVINNGTSGGTAAGAAATRGPEDRFLKPGEVVEASIDGIGTLRLPVVAGEKPPGETGARLPPVKSYR; from the coding sequence ATGCGTGAACTTCGTTGGTGTCCGCTCGCCGGTCTCCTGGTCGTCCTGTCAGGCGCGTCCGCCTTCGGCCAGGCCACGAAATCGGCCGAGCCCTTCAAGGTCGGCACCTTCGACATCGACGGCGTGCCGCGGGTCGGCCTCGTCCTGCGGGACAGCCTGGTGGTCGACATCGCGGAGGCGAACCGGGGACTCGAGGCCGATCCCGCCTACCCGACGCTGCCGATGCCGGCGGACATGCTCGAGCTGGTCGGTCGCTACGAGTACGGCCTGAAGTACCGGCTGTACGAGATCGTGAACCATCTCGTGGGCAACGATCTGCTCGGGAACGAGGTGCCCGAGTACGTCCACGCGGTCGACGAGCTCCGGATCCGGCCGCCGATCATGTATCCGGGGAAGATCCTGAACGCCGCCGTCAACTTCTACAGTCACGTCAACGAGTCGGGAACCGAGGAAGAGCGAGCCGCGGCCCGGCGCCAGCGCCGCGAGAACCGGGGCTTTCCGTACCTCTTTCTCAAGCCGTCCCGAGGCGCCGTCGTTGGCAGCGGCGACGAGATCGTGATCCCCTACGGCCGCGATCGCACAGACTGGGAAGTCGAGCTGGGCGCCGTCATCGGACGGACGGCGAGGTACGTCTCCGCCGCCGAGGCCCAGGACCACGTCTTCGGCTACATGGTCTCCATCGACGTCTCCGACCGTGGCGGGCGGCCTCCGGGAGGCAACCCCATCGGCAGCGACTGGTTCGTCGGCAAGGGGCACGACACCTTCGCGCCGCAGGGCCCGTGGATCGTGCCGCGCGAGTTCTACGGCGATCCGATGGAGAACCTCCGCCAGACTCTCAGCGTCGACGGCACCCTGCTTCAGGAGGCGCGCGCCGGCGACATGATCCACTCGCTGTGGGAGCTCATCGAGTACGGCTCGTCGATCATCACCCTCTACCCGGGTGACGTGATCAACAACGGCACCTCGGGCGGCACGGCCGCCGGCGCGGCCGCGACCCGCGGCCCGGAGGATCGTTTCCTCAAGCCGGGCGAGGTCGTCGAGGCGTCCATCGACGGTATCGGCACGCTCCGGCTCCCGGTCGTCGCCGGCGAGAAGCCGCCGGGCGAGACGGGGGCGCGGCTGCCGCCGGTCAAGTCGTATCGCTGA
- a CDS encoding phytanoyl-CoA dioxygenase family protein: protein MNDTLSAGDPVATPTRAEHAAGMAAYQEEGLRIAAEIGNRGPIRLTDGGRLHPDILEAYWRHGFYVFEGLIDGDEVAELRRDASEMLERAPVGPDADVDAQGRPALGLDYARPPYLFAKPLADPWGGTELLSGRHPTQMTQPLPERDAPADVVFIMSSMCQAMPSGLRLYGHPHLLEIAAAINGDDFVPFNDAIFVKQPGLGGSVSWHQDGVTHWGSPDWDEGIHGFNFQVQLYPTTPASCLWVVPGSHKLGKIDIKARVQANGGSEKLPGALPLVCDAGDVTIVNRQMLHASFANTSSDLRISLTFGFHRRRSVEGQKGALGVEADEVVYDARRIFDRSSVIAVAIDARRQHWPGEASFVYEPFAGLEDDFRFNDETFERVIRDYNLNDLAI from the coding sequence ATGAACGACACGCTCAGCGCAGGCGACCCAGTAGCGACACCCACCCGGGCGGAGCACGCGGCCGGGATGGCGGCCTATCAGGAAGAGGGGCTGCGCATCGCCGCCGAGATCGGCAACCGGGGGCCGATTCGCCTGACCGACGGCGGCAGGCTCCATCCAGACATCCTGGAGGCGTACTGGCGGCACGGGTTCTACGTCTTCGAAGGGCTCATCGACGGCGACGAGGTGGCCGAGCTGCGCCGCGACGCCAGCGAGATGCTGGAGCGCGCGCCGGTTGGCCCGGACGCGGACGTTGACGCGCAGGGGCGGCCAGCGCTGGGTCTCGACTACGCCCGCCCGCCGTATCTCTTCGCCAAGCCGCTGGCAGACCCCTGGGGCGGCACGGAGCTTCTCAGCGGACGTCACCCGACGCAGATGACGCAGCCGCTACCCGAACGGGACGCGCCCGCCGATGTCGTCTTCATCATGAGTTCGATGTGCCAGGCGATGCCCTCCGGCCTGCGGCTCTACGGCCACCCACACCTGCTCGAGATCGCCGCCGCGATCAACGGCGACGACTTCGTGCCCTTCAACGACGCGATCTTCGTCAAGCAGCCGGGTCTCGGTGGTTCGGTGTCGTGGCACCAGGACGGCGTGACCCACTGGGGTTCTCCGGACTGGGACGAAGGCATCCACGGCTTCAACTTCCAGGTGCAGCTCTACCCGACGACTCCGGCGAGCTGTCTCTGGGTGGTGCCCGGCAGCCACAAGCTGGGGAAGATCGACATCAAGGCGCGGGTCCAGGCGAACGGAGGAAGCGAGAAGCTCCCCGGGGCCCTGCCGCTCGTCTGCGACGCCGGCGACGTCACGATCGTCAACCGCCAGATGCTCCACGCCTCGTTCGCCAACACCTCGTCCGACCTGCGCATCTCGCTCACCTTCGGCTTCCACCGCCGCAGATCGGTCGAGGGGCAGAAGGGCGCACTCGGCGTTGAAGCCGACGAGGTCGTCTACGACGCACGGCGGATCTTCGATCGCTCGTCCGTGATCGCCGTGGCGATCGACGCCCGCCGGCAGCACTGGCCCGGGGAAGCCTCGTTCGTCTACGAGCCCTTCGCCGGCCTGGAGGACGACTTCCGCTTCAACGACGAGACGTTCGAGCGCGTGATCCGGGACTACAATCTGAACGATCTGGCGATCTAG
- a CDS encoding cytochrome c: MNLATRVARVAGATATILILVPAIAAGPNLDRPTFVDDVAPILHANCVSCHEPGEIGPMALRTYREVRPWARSIARAVENRDMPPWDADPGYGPWSNDTSLSDDEIAAIVRWAANGAPRGEGDEPVHERSETADGWTFGEPDWVFEFDPHEVAAEGPDEFRDVPITTGFDEDRWIRAVEIKPGDRNVLHHFILWRAAEGATFQEGWLAAWTAGSKPYQFPTGSARLLQKGRKLIGDFHYHPSGEAATDSSSIGLWFAEPEEVEKELITLPIWNAGIHIPAGDPNYEAEASRVFEEDVEIRAFTPHMHYRGKSMHFSAELPDGTTRDLLRVSRYDFNWQTTYQLAEPIRLPAGTRIHVKAVFDNSAGNPSNPDPTVDVRWGLESTDEMLNGLVDYVAADG; the protein is encoded by the coding sequence ATGAACCTAGCCACGCGCGTGGCCCGCGTTGCGGGCGCCACGGCAACCATTCTCATCCTGGTGCCGGCCATTGCTGCCGGCCCCAATCTCGATCGGCCCACGTTCGTCGACGACGTGGCGCCGATCCTCCACGCCAACTGCGTCTCCTGCCACGAGCCCGGCGAGATCGGACCGATGGCGCTGCGCACCTACCGCGAGGTGCGGCCGTGGGCCCGGTCCATCGCCCGCGCGGTCGAGAACCGGGACATGCCGCCCTGGGACGCCGACCCGGGCTACGGGCCCTGGTCCAACGACACCAGCCTGAGCGACGACGAGATCGCGGCGATCGTCCGCTGGGCTGCGAACGGCGCGCCCCGCGGCGAAGGCGACGAACCCGTCCATGAGCGGTCGGAGACCGCGGACGGGTGGACCTTCGGAGAACCGGACTGGGTGTTCGAGTTCGATCCCCACGAAGTGGCCGCGGAGGGACCGGATGAGTTCCGCGACGTGCCCATCACGACCGGATTCGACGAGGACCGCTGGATCCGCGCGGTCGAGATCAAGCCGGGAGACCGCAACGTGCTCCATCACTTCATTCTCTGGCGGGCAGCCGAGGGCGCAACCTTCCAGGAAGGCTGGTTGGCCGCCTGGACCGCGGGCAGCAAGCCCTACCAGTTCCCGACGGGCTCCGCCCGCCTGCTGCAGAAGGGCCGCAAGCTGATCGGCGACTTCCACTACCATCCGAGCGGCGAGGCGGCGACCGACAGCAGCAGCATCGGTCTCTGGTTCGCCGAACCCGAGGAAGTCGAGAAGGAACTGATCACGCTGCCGATCTGGAACGCGGGCATCCACATCCCGGCGGGCGACCCGAACTACGAGGCGGAGGCGAGCCGCGTCTTCGAGGAAGACGTCGAGATTCGCGCCTTCACGCCGCACATGCACTACCGCGGAAAGTCCATGCACTTCAGCGCGGAGCTTCCGGACGGCACCACCAGGGACCTGCTCCGGGTCAGCCGCTACGACTTCAACTGGCAGACGACCTACCAGTTGGCCGAGCCGATCCGGCTGCCGGCCGGGACGCGAATCCATGTGAAGGCCGTCTTCGACAACTCGGCCGGCAACCCCAGCAACCCCGATCCGACGGTCGACGTCAGGTGGGGCCTGGAATCCACCGACGAGATGCTGAACGGCCTCGTCGACTACGTCGCGGCGGACGGCTAG
- a CDS encoding carboxypeptidase regulatory-like domain-containing protein: MTTTAIRSSIWIFAIALCASPLLADGPQTSTIDGTISDAQGDGLPGVTVTLTGPQNTRTEITDANGDYRFALLQSGDYTVTADLEGLGSAERAVVLELGKREDVDLTLGATEEEITVTSEAALITKYDTGAVSALGAEELQHVPQATRNYWSNMKLMAGVVSYKQEFDQAPGVNGGIGQENVLFIDGVDISHNRRGGEMTFYMPSTVVSENRMESAGFSAEYGRGVSGVMNTTIKTGTNEFHGDFLYIGQNPAWRSENWLEMERPDSMINSYETGLGGPLFRNKAWFYASLSEMNDNRLDLTRDGNTINSNRTAEPLVGKVNTQPNDRHQLALTWIDSPSGRLNPPGSAGDIYSVTRNSWNNRIQTLTWSFALTNSAFLEAKAANRELQTARIGSPPAEILPGASPDTPDGNNFRYRDLADGRRYNAPVNRLGAGGNDFPRDQANASLTFFRGKHEFKGGIDVQDVTFATITSIGTEYRGRGYGRSLPGGYATPTNKRVFDCPVPCNTAFTSDIGAAYVQDRITVGDHLTVSLGLRQDTQDIKNNLGQEVMDYQKVAPRLSAVYDLNADGRMLLRASAGRYYDYIGLGVVFTEFTAGANGENAYTQYGWNSETELYDVFQRRVEPRDPLASSVEPYYKDEISVGFDWQFSSNWAFKSRVTSWDMENMFHSTLQFDEQGAVVRDLRNWPQNRREYEGILLQLNRAFRNDWSLQMNYARDWNEGNNESRNDNDDHLEGFGGIEVSTGILNPTSGPNWFGPISYQRDHIVNVVGMKRWRFGSHDLMTSVSAHLADGEPWGLQPATQVRHPVSGQTITTTTLRDKRGTNRLDDFFTLNLNATYQFPIRGGVQGIIGGEVANVTNEQALILINTRNGNPSGSLDTYQYTREFRLKVGVRF; encoded by the coding sequence GTGACAACCACCGCCATCAGGTCCTCTATCTGGATCTTCGCCATCGCCCTCTGCGCGTCGCCGCTGCTGGCCGACGGCCCGCAGACATCGACCATCGACGGCACGATAAGTGACGCTCAGGGAGACGGCCTGCCCGGCGTCACCGTGACGCTGACCGGCCCTCAGAACACGAGGACCGAGATCACCGACGCCAACGGCGACTATCGCTTCGCCCTGCTCCAGTCGGGTGACTACACCGTCACCGCCGACCTCGAAGGCCTGGGCTCGGCAGAGCGCGCGGTCGTCCTCGAACTGGGGAAGCGCGAGGACGTCGACCTCACGCTCGGCGCAACGGAGGAGGAGATCACCGTCACCTCCGAGGCGGCGCTGATCACGAAGTACGACACCGGTGCCGTTAGCGCGCTCGGGGCAGAGGAGCTCCAGCACGTACCCCAGGCCACGCGGAACTACTGGTCGAACATGAAACTGATGGCCGGCGTGGTGTCGTACAAACAGGAGTTCGATCAGGCACCCGGGGTCAACGGCGGCATCGGCCAGGAGAACGTCCTCTTCATCGACGGCGTCGACATCTCCCACAACCGCCGCGGCGGCGAAATGACCTTCTACATGCCGTCGACCGTGGTCTCCGAGAACCGCATGGAATCCGCCGGGTTCAGCGCCGAGTACGGCCGGGGGGTCAGCGGCGTGATGAACACGACGATCAAGACCGGCACGAACGAGTTCCACGGCGACTTCCTCTACATCGGCCAGAACCCGGCGTGGCGCTCCGAGAACTGGCTTGAGATGGAGCGGCCGGATTCCATGATCAACAGCTACGAGACCGGTCTCGGCGGGCCGCTCTTCCGCAACAAGGCCTGGTTCTATGCCTCCCTGAGCGAAATGAACGACAACCGGCTCGACCTGACCCGCGACGGCAACACGATCAATTCGAACCGCACCGCCGAGCCACTCGTCGGCAAGGTCAACACCCAGCCCAACGACCGTCACCAGCTCGCGTTGACCTGGATCGACTCCCCGTCAGGCCGCCTCAATCCACCCGGGTCGGCCGGCGACATCTACTCGGTCACGAGGAACAGTTGGAACAACAGAATCCAGACCCTGACCTGGAGCTTCGCCCTGACCAACTCGGCGTTTCTCGAAGCCAAGGCCGCCAACCGCGAGCTCCAGACGGCCCGTATTGGTTCCCCGCCCGCGGAGATCCTTCCCGGCGCGTCTCCCGACACGCCCGACGGCAACAACTTCCGCTATCGGGATCTCGCCGACGGTCGGCGCTACAACGCTCCCGTGAATCGCCTCGGCGCGGGTGGGAACGACTTTCCGCGCGATCAGGCGAATGCCTCGCTGACCTTCTTCAGGGGCAAGCACGAGTTCAAGGGCGGCATCGACGTCCAGGACGTCACCTTTGCCACGATCACGAGTATCGGCACCGAGTATCGCGGCCGCGGCTACGGCCGTTCGCTGCCCGGCGGCTACGCGACCCCTACCAACAAGCGGGTCTTCGACTGCCCCGTCCCTTGCAACACCGCCTTCACCAGCGACATAGGTGCTGCCTATGTCCAGGACCGCATCACGGTCGGTGACCACCTCACCGTCAGCCTCGGCCTGCGCCAGGACACCCAGGACATCAAGAACAACCTCGGCCAGGAAGTCATGGACTACCAGAAGGTGGCGCCGCGCTTGTCGGCGGTCTACGACCTCAACGCCGACGGCAGGATGCTCCTGCGGGCATCCGCCGGGCGCTACTACGACTACATCGGCCTCGGTGTCGTCTTCACGGAGTTCACGGCCGGCGCCAACGGCGAGAACGCCTACACGCAGTACGGCTGGAATTCCGAGACGGAACTCTACGACGTCTTCCAGCGCCGCGTCGAGCCCCGTGACCCCCTGGCCTCCTCCGTCGAGCCCTACTACAAGGACGAGATCTCGGTGGGCTTCGACTGGCAGTTCTCGAGCAACTGGGCCTTCAAGTCGCGCGTGACGTCGTGGGACATGGAGAACATGTTCCACAGCACCCTGCAGTTCGACGAGCAGGGCGCGGTCGTTCGCGACCTGAGAAACTGGCCGCAGAACCGACGCGAGTACGAGGGCATCCTGCTCCAGCTCAACCGGGCGTTTCGCAACGACTGGTCGCTGCAGATGAACTACGCGAGGGACTGGAACGAAGGCAACAACGAGTCGCGCAACGACAACGACGACCACCTGGAAGGCTTCGGGGGCATCGAGGTTTCGACCGGGATTCTCAATCCCACGAGTGGCCCCAACTGGTTCGGACCGATCAGCTACCAGCGGGACCACATCGTCAACGTAGTCGGCATGAAGCGGTGGAGGTTCGGCAGCCATGACCTGATGACCAGTGTCAGCGCGCACCTGGCAGACGGCGAGCCCTGGGGATTGCAGCCCGCCACTCAGGTCAGGCACCCGGTGTCCGGCCAGACGATCACCACGACGACCCTCAGGGACAAGAGAGGAACGAACCGGCTCGACGACTTCTTCACGCTCAACCTGAACGCCACCTACCAGTTCCCGATCAGGGGCGGCGTGCAAGGCATCATCGGCGGCGAGGTTGCCAACGTCACGAACGAGCAGGCTCTGATTCTGATCAACACGAGAAACGGCAATCCTTCCGGCTCCCTCGACACCTACCAGTACACGCGGGAGTTCCGCCTCAAGGTCGGCGTCCGGTTCTGA